From a region of the Acinetobacter calcoaceticus genome:
- a CDS encoding TetR/AcrR family transcriptional regulator produces the protein MSYKRSSLMQERMEQNRKSILSSARKLISEGGFKDAQIQTIAEQAGVSSGLVYRYFDNKSQVLIEVLSEAINTELLVIDSITETDLSAKQKLHKAVATFVKRALNSPQLAYALMFEPVDSSVEHERFRVKQLIKQSIKKILADGNASGEFILDDLNTAALCVVGAMTYVVVEPLDPAQNTKFDHAHKDYFSKQIADFCVDAVQKK, from the coding sequence ATGAGCTATAAACGATCATCTTTAATGCAAGAGCGGATGGAGCAAAATCGTAAGTCGATTTTGAGTTCAGCCAGAAAATTAATTTCAGAGGGAGGGTTTAAAGACGCACAAATACAAACAATTGCAGAGCAAGCGGGTGTATCAAGTGGTCTGGTTTATCGCTACTTCGATAATAAAAGCCAAGTGCTCATTGAGGTTTTGTCTGAGGCCATTAACACAGAACTATTGGTGATTGATTCGATTACCGAAACTGACTTATCGGCAAAACAGAAATTACATAAGGCTGTGGCAACTTTTGTAAAACGGGCACTCAATAGTCCTCAGCTTGCATATGCACTCATGTTTGAACCTGTAGATTCATCGGTTGAACATGAGCGTTTTCGTGTGAAGCAGTTGATTAAACAAAGTATTAAAAAAATACTTGCAGATGGAAATGCAAGTGGTGAGTTTATCTTGGATGATTTAAATACAGCAGCACTTTGTGTTGTTGGTGCAATGACCTACGTGGTCGTTGAACCCCTTGATCCTGCTCAAAATACAAAGTTTGATCATGCGCACAAAGACTATTTTTCA
- a CDS encoding isovaleryl-CoA dehydrogenase gives MNLRSLNFGLDETLIALQDSVAAFCAKEIAPIAQQVDQDNKFPAHLWKKFGDMGLLGMTVSEEYGGANMGYLAHIIALQEISRASAAIGLSYGAHSNLCVNQINRNGNEQQKQKYLPKLISGEYVGALAMSEPNAGSDVVSMKLRAEQKGDHFVLNGSKMWITNGGDADVLVVYAKTDPKAGAKGMTAFLVEKDMKGFSHGNHLDKLGMRGSNTYPLFFDNVEVPAENVLGGVGNGTKVLMSGLDYERAVLSAGPLGIMDACLDVVIPYLHQREQFGQALGEFQLMQGKLADMYSTWLACKALVYAVGAACDKADHDRSLRKDAASAILYSAEKATWMAGEAIQTLGGNGYINEFPAGRLWRDAKLYEIGAGTSEIRRMLIGRELFNETK, from the coding sequence ATGAACCTCCGCAGCTTGAATTTCGGTCTAGATGAAACTTTAATTGCGCTTCAAGATTCAGTAGCCGCATTTTGTGCAAAGGAAATTGCACCAATTGCCCAACAAGTTGATCAAGACAACAAATTCCCTGCACATCTCTGGAAAAAATTCGGAGATATGGGCCTTTTAGGTATGACGGTTTCTGAAGAATATGGCGGTGCCAATATGGGTTACTTAGCTCATATTATTGCCTTACAAGAAATTTCTCGTGCTTCGGCAGCCATTGGCCTCTCTTACGGTGCTCATTCTAATTTATGTGTAAACCAAATTAATCGAAACGGTAACGAGCAACAAAAACAGAAATATTTACCAAAACTGATTTCTGGCGAATATGTAGGTGCCCTTGCTATGTCTGAACCCAATGCTGGTTCTGATGTGGTTAGCATGAAATTACGTGCTGAGCAAAAAGGTGATCATTTCGTTTTGAATGGTTCAAAAATGTGGATCACAAACGGCGGTGATGCAGATGTACTTGTAGTTTATGCAAAAACTGACCCTAAAGCTGGTGCAAAAGGTATGACTGCTTTTCTAGTTGAAAAAGACATGAAAGGCTTCAGTCATGGTAACCATTTAGACAAACTTGGTATGCGTGGCTCTAACACTTACCCCCTGTTTTTTGACAATGTAGAAGTGCCTGCCGAAAACGTACTTGGTGGCGTGGGTAATGGTACAAAAGTACTCATGAGTGGTTTGGACTACGAACGTGCGGTTTTAAGTGCCGGACCTTTAGGAATTATGGATGCCTGTTTAGATGTGGTGATTCCTTACTTACATCAACGTGAACAATTTGGTCAGGCTTTAGGTGAATTCCAGCTCATGCAGGGCAAACTTGCCGATATGTATTCAACGTGGTTGGCATGTAAAGCATTAGTTTATGCGGTTGGTGCTGCTTGTGACAAAGCCGACCATGACCGCAGCCTACGTAAAGATGCTGCAAGTGCCATTTTATATTCTGCTGAAAAAGCCACATGGATGGCAGGCGAAGCAATCCAAACTTTGGGCGGTAACGGTTACATCAATGAATTCCCTGCTGGTCGTTTATGGCGCGATGCAAAACTTTATGAAATTGGTGCTGGGACCTCTGAAATTCGCCGCATGCTGATTGGCCGCGAACTATTTAATGAAACCAAATAA